Within the Agromyces atrinae genome, the region CGTGCCGGGTGTGGTCACGGCCGAGGCGTTCCCCGGGCGACGGGCCGGCGGAGTCGTCGGCGTCACCCGCACGGCCGGAGACCTCGGCGCGGCCGCGGGCCCGGTGCTCGTCTTCGCGCTCGCCGACGGGGCCGGGCCGACCGTGGCGCTCGCGGGTGTAGCCGTCGTGCTCGTGCTCGCGCTCGGTCCCTTCGCCGCCGTGACCCACCGGTGGACTCGCCTGCGTACGGCCAGGGGCGTGATCGAGAACGGAGGATGACTCGAGGAGGGGCGGCTACGAAACATCCCGGAAACAATCCCGTGACACTCTCGCAATGTTCTGCGGTGTCGACGAAGCCCCCGCCTGTCCTTCTGAAGGAGTCCGTGTGGCCCACGACACCACCGTCATCGACCGCGTCTACGCCGAGGTCCTCGCTCGCAATCCCGGCGAGGGCGAGTTCCACCAGGCCGTCCACGAGGTCTTCGATTCGCTCGACCGCGTGCTCGCCAAGAACCCGCACTACGTGAGCGAATCGGTGCTCGAGCGCATCTGCGAGCCCGAGCGCCAGATCATCTTCCGCGTGCCGTGGGTCGACGACGCCGGCCGCGTGCAGATCAACCGCGGCTTCCGCGTGCAGTTCAACTCGGCACTCGGCCCCTACAAGGGCGGCCTGCGCTTCCACCCGAGCGTCCTGCTCGGCACCGTGAAGTTCCTCGGTTTCGAGCAGATCTTCAAGAACGCGCTCACCGGCATGCCGATCGGCGGCGGCAAGGGCGGCAGCGACTTCGACCCCAAGGGCAAGAGCGACGCCGAGATCATGCGCTTCTGCCAGTCGTTCATGACCGAGGCCTACCGTCACCTCGGCGAGTACACCGACGTGCCCGCGGGCGACATCGGTGTCGGACGCCGCGAGATCGGCTACCTCTTCGGCCAGTACAAGCGCATCGTCAACCGCTACGAGTCGGGCGTGCTGACCGGCAAGGGCATCACGTGGGGCGGCTCGCTCGTGCGCACCGAGGCGACCGGCTACGGACTCGTCTTCTTCACCCAGCGCATGCTCGAGCAGTCGGGCCGCTCGCTCGACGGCGCCCGCGTGCTCGTCTCGGGCTCGGGCAACGTCGCGCTCTACGCGATGGAGAAGGTGCACGCCCTC harbors:
- the gdhA gene encoding NADP-specific glutamate dehydrogenase, giving the protein MAHDTTVIDRVYAEVLARNPGEGEFHQAVHEVFDSLDRVLAKNPHYVSESVLERICEPERQIIFRVPWVDDAGRVQINRGFRVQFNSALGPYKGGLRFHPSVLLGTVKFLGFEQIFKNALTGMPIGGGKGGSDFDPKGKSDAEIMRFCQSFMTEAYRHLGEYTDVPAGDIGVGRREIGYLFGQYKRIVNRYESGVLTGKGITWGGSLVRTEATGYGLVFFTQRMLEQSGRSLDGARVLVSGSGNVALYAMEKVHALGGTVVGASDSGGAIYDPNGIDIDLLRDVKEVRRERISAYASEKGMDVEYREGANVWQVADGASIDVALPCATQNELGEDDARLLVASGVRAVAEGANMPTTPAAVRVFREAGVLFGPGKAANAGGVATSALEMQQNASRDSWSFEHTEERLSDIMDGIHARCAETADEYGAPGDYVIGANIAGFTRVADAMLALGVI